Proteins found in one Sardina pilchardus chromosome 11, fSarPil1.1, whole genome shotgun sequence genomic segment:
- the sult5a1 gene encoding sulfotransferase family 5A, member 1, with translation MSRLDVTEIFHGISLPGHLHTKESLNYATQFPFQDSDTLIVSYPKSGTTWLQEMVTLILSRGDPTPSQTVPNWARAPWLEQYYCPQVLSAAQAPRVLTTHLPYHTLAPGLRGSKTKVIYIARNPRDVAVSYYHFHHMAKFLPVPGSFEEFLSNFLEGKVHYGSWFNHVKGWTDPEKEIENFFFITYEEMLKDLRGSLERLSSFLQCPLLEEELNRAQEQCSFSTMKDNDMVNYKLVTEDIMDHTRGQFMRKGKSGDWRNTFHEHQSRDFDAVYEAQMQESHLKLMWTSTDTQMTATSPALTSRLHSG, from the exons ATGTCCAGGCTTGATGTGACAGAGATTTTTCATGGCATCTCCCTGCCAGGGCACCTCCATACTAAGGAGTCTCTGAACTATGCTACTCAGTTCCCATTTCAGGACTCGGACACGCTGATTGTGTCCTATCCCAAATCAG GCACCACATGGCTACAGGAGATGGTGACTCTCATTCTTAGTCGGGGAGACCCCACTCCGTCCCAGACGGTGCCCAACTGGGCGCGTGCCCCGTGGCTGGAGCAGTATTACTGCCCGCAGGTCCTGAGTGCCGCCCAGGCACCCCGCGTCCTCACCACTCACCTGCCGTACCACACGCTAGCTCCTGGTCTCCGAGGATCCAAAACAAAG GTCATCTACATTGCAAGGAACCCCAGAGATGTGGCTGTGTCGTACTACCACTTTCATCACATGGCCAAGTTCCTCCCGGTGCCGGGGTCCTTTGAGGAGTTTCTTAGCAACTTCTTAGAGGGAAAAG tGCACTATGGATCTTGGTTCAATCATGTGAAAGGCTGGACTGATCCAGAGAAAGAAATTGAGAACTTTTTCTTCATCACATATGAAGAAATGCTCAAG GATCTGCGAGGCTCGTTAGAAAGACTGAGCAGCTTCTTACAGTGCCCCCTGCTGGAAGAGGAGTTAAACCGCGCCCAGGAGCAGTGCAGCTTCAGCACCATGAAGGACAATGACATGGTCAACTACAAGCTTGTCACAGAAGACATCATGGACCACACCCGGGGACAGTTCATGAGGAAAG GGAAATCTGGAGACTGGAGGAACACATTTCATGAGCATCAGAGCCGTGACTTTGACGCTGTATATGAGGCGCAGATGCAAGAGTCACATCTGAAGTTGATGTGGACGAGCACAGACACGCAGATGACAGCCACGAGTCCAGCTCTCACAAGCCGCCTCCACTCAGGCTAA
- the LOC134095271 gene encoding beta-2 adrenergic receptor-like — MTALLANLSMPWGTEALMGSTDSINLTAPVPVPPDQRDGQSQAPLCTLCCCGLLNRTLAVVFMVSLAFAIVVGNVVTLTVFMQTRQSRTPQGYLKVSLAIADMLVGVLVVPFSVYTEISLMVTSAPPVWYQSARAPADLAPPAHTNLSAPWQPCMLIGPVFAGCTFVSISTIFLMTVERSIAILRPLHKDTLVTRRRALLLILLSWSGSFLLAVAPLALSRSFTLEYNACSRMCNYAPLWDVSGTAGPPRDAHVMLLFPAFDFTLLGGTLAVNIISFTSIRRYSRKRKLLAEGSLGGESGGGGGGGGGGGGGGGSGGWCQHRPSFSDIKAAKTIGILTFAFTASFSPIAVFVLGNVVGYVWCNFSFFAFWILAGNSCCNVVIYSVRDQRFRKGVTLLFQRDRSIPMGEKN; from the exons aTGACGGCCCTCCTGGCCAACCTGAGCATGCCCTGGGGCACGGAGGCACTGATGGGCTCCACAGACAGCATCAACCTGACGGCTCCCGTGCCCGTGCCACCTGACCAGCGGGACGGGCAGTCCCAGGCGCCGCTCTGCACGCTCTGCTGCTGCGGCCTGCTCAACCGGACGCTGGCCGTGGTGTTCATGGTGAGCCTGGCGTTCGCCATCGTCGTGGGCAACGTGGTCACGCTCACCGTGTTCATGCAGACCCGCCAGTCACGCACTCCACAGGGCTACCTCAAAG TGTCTCTCGCCATTGCTGACATGTTGGTCGGCGTTTTGGTCGTGCCATTTTCCGTCTACACCGAGATCTCGCTCATGGTGACCAGCGCGCCCCCCGTGTGGTACCAGTCCGCCAGGGCGCCCGCGGACCTGGCGCCGCCCGCGCACACCAACCTGTCGGCGCCGTGGCAGCCGTGCATGCTGATCGGGCCGGTGTTCGCCGGCTGCACCTTCGTGTCCATCAGCACCATCTTCCTGATGACGGTGGAGCGCAGCATCGCCATCCTGCGGCCGCTGCACAAGGACACGCTGGTGACGCGGCGGCGCGCGCTCCTGCTCATCCTGCTGTCGTGGAGCGGCAGCTTCCTGCTGGCGGTGGCGCCGCTGGCGCTGAGCCGCAGCTTCACGCTGGAGTACAACGCGTGCAGCCGCATGTGCAACTACGCGCCGCTCTGGGACGTCTCTGGGACGGCGGGACCGCCGCGCGACGCCCACGTCATGCTCCTCTTCCCCGCCTTCGACTTCACGCTGCTCGGGGGCACGCTGGCCGTCAACATCATCTCCTTCACCAGCATCCGCCGCTACTCGCGCAAGCGCAAGCTGCTGGCGGAGGGCAGCCTGGGCGGGGAGAgcggcggaggtggaggaggtggtggaggtggtggaggaggtggaggaagcgGGGGCTGGTGTCAGCACCGGCCGTCCTTCTCCGACATCAAGGCGGCCAAGACCATCGGCATCCTGACGTTCGCCTTCACCGCGTCCTTCTCGCCCATCGCCGTGTTCGTGCTGGGCAACGTGGTGGGCTACGTCTGGTGCAACTTCTCCTTCTTCGCGTTCTGGATTCTGGCCGGCAACAGCTGCTGCAACGTGGTCATCTACAGCGTCAGGGACCAGCGCTTCCGTAAGGGAGTGACACTGCTCTTTCAGAGGGACCGCTCGATCcccatgggggaaaaaaactga
- the hp gene encoding haptoglobin — MDAQASGFTAPPIQGSFEVLKVQGTETGADPDPGLGNSAQTFSGRQQSGNSSLQKSQQPVSIKMTQAAHIDNNPTDGEGKKPLYTLCKTSIMMRLSVGALLALVACLPHTGAQHEDSEVSAHRRPRRMIGGLLADSVPWHVMVYLGEGVFDGGFAGGALISDRWVLTAGRNLFIRRSRDATQGKQPLIPKIYMGITNRANADASTEAAVDKVFLHPGFQNTSDWDNDLALIRLKSPVTFSQSVMPIPLPERGDDLEETPGTLGLVAGWGWGRDFVQSKFLKFLKLPVVSCQSDDQVMSGTPVVDDNMLCTGPGEYEANVCFWDAGSALPVLSPGHNRVYAAGILSYDKGCNVKSYAVYTKISPYLPWIHEVMRGDKDYASQRFSALARMFSRKF; from the exons ATGGACGCTCAAGCCAGTGGCTTCACAGCACCCCCAATACAGGGGTCTTTTGAAGTACTGAAGGTACAAG GCACCGAGACCGGAGCAGATCCTGACCCTGGACTTGGCAACAGCGCACAGACTTTTTCTGGACGGCAACAGTCGGGGAATTCCTCCCTCCAAAAGAGTCAACAGCCAGTTAGTATAAAAATGACACAAGCTGCACACATTGACAATAATCCCACTGACGGTGAAGGGAAGAAGCCACTCTATACCCTCTGCAAAACCTCTATTATGATGCG GCTCTCAGTCGGAGCTCTCCTGGCTCTAGTGGCCTGTCTGCCACACACAGGCGCTCAGCATGAGGACTCAGAGGTCTCAG CTCATCGGCGGCCGAGGAGAATGATTGGGGGCCTCTTGGCAGATAGTGTTCCTTGGCATGTGATGGTGTATCTGGGCGAAGGGGTGTTTGATGGCGGATTCGCTGGCGGTGCTCTCATCTCAGACCGCTGGGTGCTGACAGCGGGAAGGAACCTCTTCATCAGAAGGAGTCGAGACGCCACTCAAGGAAAACAGCCCCTCATCCCCAAGATCTACATGGGGATCACTAATCGTGCCAATGCTGATGCTTCCACTGAGGCGGCAGTCGACAAG GTATTCTTACACCCAGGCTTTCAAAACACATCAGACTGGGACAACGACCTGGCCTTGATCCGGCTGAAAAGTCCTGTCactttcagtcagtcagtgatgCCCATCCCTCTCCCTGAGCGGGGGGATGACCTGGAGGAGACGCCGGGAACCCTGGGCCTTGTCGCcggctggggctggggcaggGACTTCGTCCAGTCCAAGTTCCTCAAGTTCCTCAAGCTGCCCGTGGTCTCCTGCCAGTCCGATGACCAGGTCATGTCCGGCACCCCGGTGGTGGACGACAACATGCTCTGCACCGGCCCAGGAGAGTACGAGGCCAACGTGTGCTTCTGGGACGCAGGTAGCGCTCTGCCGGTCCTGAGCCCAGGACACAACAGGGTTTACGCAGCCGGGATCCTGTCTTACGATAAGGGCTGCAATGTGAAGAGCTACGCCGTTTACACAAAGATATCCCCCTACCTGCCATGGATCCATGAGGTCATGAGGGGTGATAAAGACTATGCCTCCCAACGCTTCTCTGCCCTGGCCCGCATGTTTTCCAGGAAGTTTTAG